Proteins encoded in a region of the Cardiocondyla obscurior isolate alpha-2009 linkage group LG18, Cobs3.1, whole genome shotgun sequence genome:
- the LOC139109608 gene encoding uncharacterized protein isoform X3: MIQHQFFLLIHIIYCAVTIHGILLNANDAETCNLLCVQCNASAVFANNECECNFAENSDKDLDMECMQRVQSELQDIEQNMLYEDLTDEERNARSISRYNRRLRHGIVYPTHEEYDPHMMNSIIRPNKLPLYRIAFTPVTIPDYGIHQMLYPHVYHSEYQRGLLRSSNPLSDKYDTIVGQSCEDNEDSTNDDSKISAARNARKEVELVLNQSRYPLFSQALYKLNPYYPYPLMYNPYNYYYPHIPRHAQHYSDPQISATNLQSLCENNVNTEGSAVQTTNKPVYFNDGTEKIDNTKNNIPKEKSTL, translated from the exons ATGATTCaacatcaattttttctattaattcatattataTACTGTGCTG TGACAATTCATGGCATTTTATTGAACGCAAATGATGCAGAAACGTGCAATTTACTATGCGTACAATGTAATGCCTCGGCGGTATTTGCGAACAACGAATGTGAATGCAATTTTGCTGAGAATAGTGACAAGG ATTTAGATATGGAATGCATGCAACGTGTACAAAGTGAACTCCAAGATATCGAACAGAATATGCTCTACGAAGATCTGACAGATGAGGAGCGAAATGCACGTTCTATTTCAAGATATAATCGTCGTCTAAGACATG GTATCGTCTACCCGACACATGAGGAATACGATCCGCACATGATGAACTCAATTATTCGGCCAAATAAATTGCCTCTTTACCGCATTGCATTCACACCGGTTACAATTCCCGATTATGGGATACATCAGATGTTATATCCTCACGTGTATCACTCCGAGTATCAACGTGGCCTTCTCAGAAGTTCCAAT ccTTTATCGGATAAGTATGATACAATCGTTGGTCAATCATGTGAAGATAACGAAGATTCCACTAACGATGATTCTAAGATTTCTGCCGCCAGAAATGCA cgtAAAGAGGTTGAGTTAGTACTTAATCAATCACGATATCCACTCTTCTCACAAGCATTATACAAGCTAAATCCATATTATCCTTATCCTTTAATGTACAATCCTTATAACTATTATTATCCACATATACCTCGACATGCGCAACATTATTCGGATCCGCAGATCTCTGCTACTAATTTACAATCTTTGtgtgaaaataatgtaaatactGAAGGAAGTGCAGTTCAAACTACTAACAAAcctgtatattttaatgacgGGACAGAAAAAATTGACAATACAAAAAACAATATTCCTAAAGAAAAAAGCACCCTctaa
- the LOC139109608 gene encoding uncharacterized protein isoform X1 has translation MIQHQFFLLIHIIYCAVTIHGILLNANDAETCNLLCVQCNASAVFANNECECNFAENSDKDLDMECMQRVQSELQDIEQNMLYEDLTDEERNARSISRYNRRLRHGDAEKVAQYFINGGPAAGHSHFIRAFNAAYDNQPATSSFSGIDESNPENEFRSVSLTSPSTSSNTYDSPLHMVPEYGPRASKTMQNKWMYIPMSPGIVYPTHEEYDPHMMNSIIRPNKLPLYRIAFTPVTIPDYGIHQMLYPHVYHSEYQRGLLRSSNPLSDKYDTIVGQSCEDNEDSTNDDSKISAARNARKEVELVLNQSRYPLFSQALYKLNPYYPYPLMYNPYNYYYPHIPRHAQHYSDPQISATNLQSLCENNVNTEGSAVQTTNKPVYFNDGTEKIDNTKNNIPKEKSTL, from the exons ATGATTCaacatcaattttttctattaattcatattataTACTGTGCTG TGACAATTCATGGCATTTTATTGAACGCAAATGATGCAGAAACGTGCAATTTACTATGCGTACAATGTAATGCCTCGGCGGTATTTGCGAACAACGAATGTGAATGCAATTTTGCTGAGAATAGTGACAAGG ATTTAGATATGGAATGCATGCAACGTGTACAAAGTGAACTCCAAGATATCGAACAGAATATGCTCTACGAAGATCTGACAGATGAGGAGCGAAATGCACGTTCTATTTCAAGATATAATCGTCGTCTAAGACATG GAGATGCCGAAAAAGTGGCACAGTATTTTATCAATGGAGGACCAGCGGCTGGTCACTCTCATTTTATCAGAGCATTCAATGCAGCTTACGATAACCAGCCTGCAACGAGTTCGTTTTCGGGCATCGATGAAAGTAATCCCGAAAACGAATTTCGTAGCGTATCGTTAACCAGTCCCAGTACCTCTTCAAATACATACGACTCTCCGTTACATATGGTACCAGAGTATGGACCACGCGCGAGTAAGACTATGCAGAATAAATGGATGTACATTCCCATGAGTCCAGGTATCGTCTACCCGACACATGAGGAATACGATCCGCACATGATGAACTCAATTATTCGGCCAAATAAATTGCCTCTTTACCGCATTGCATTCACACCGGTTACAATTCCCGATTATGGGATACATCAGATGTTATATCCTCACGTGTATCACTCCGAGTATCAACGTGGCCTTCTCAGAAGTTCCAAT ccTTTATCGGATAAGTATGATACAATCGTTGGTCAATCATGTGAAGATAACGAAGATTCCACTAACGATGATTCTAAGATTTCTGCCGCCAGAAATGCA cgtAAAGAGGTTGAGTTAGTACTTAATCAATCACGATATCCACTCTTCTCACAAGCATTATACAAGCTAAATCCATATTATCCTTATCCTTTAATGTACAATCCTTATAACTATTATTATCCACATATACCTCGACATGCGCAACATTATTCGGATCCGCAGATCTCTGCTACTAATTTACAATCTTTGtgtgaaaataatgtaaatactGAAGGAAGTGCAGTTCAAACTACTAACAAAcctgtatattttaatgacgGGACAGAAAAAATTGACAATACAAAAAACAATATTCCTAAAGAAAAAAGCACCCTctaa
- the LOC139109608 gene encoding uncharacterized protein isoform X2 produces MIQHQFFLLIHIIYCAVTIHGILLNANDAETCNLLCVQCNASAVFANNECECNFAENSDKDLDMECMQRVQSELQDIEQNMLYEDLTDEERNARSISRYNRRLRHEYGPRASKTMQNKWMYIPMSPGIVYPTHEEYDPHMMNSIIRPNKLPLYRIAFTPVTIPDYGIHQMLYPHVYHSEYQRGLLRSSNPLSDKYDTIVGQSCEDNEDSTNDDSKISAARNARKEVELVLNQSRYPLFSQALYKLNPYYPYPLMYNPYNYYYPHIPRHAQHYSDPQISATNLQSLCENNVNTEGSAVQTTNKPVYFNDGTEKIDNTKNNIPKEKSTL; encoded by the exons ATGATTCaacatcaattttttctattaattcatattataTACTGTGCTG TGACAATTCATGGCATTTTATTGAACGCAAATGATGCAGAAACGTGCAATTTACTATGCGTACAATGTAATGCCTCGGCGGTATTTGCGAACAACGAATGTGAATGCAATTTTGCTGAGAATAGTGACAAGG ATTTAGATATGGAATGCATGCAACGTGTACAAAGTGAACTCCAAGATATCGAACAGAATATGCTCTACGAAGATCTGACAGATGAGGAGCGAAATGCACGTTCTATTTCAAGATATAATCGTCGTCTAAGACATG AGTATGGACCACGCGCGAGTAAGACTATGCAGAATAAATGGATGTACATTCCCATGAGTCCAGGTATCGTCTACCCGACACATGAGGAATACGATCCGCACATGATGAACTCAATTATTCGGCCAAATAAATTGCCTCTTTACCGCATTGCATTCACACCGGTTACAATTCCCGATTATGGGATACATCAGATGTTATATCCTCACGTGTATCACTCCGAGTATCAACGTGGCCTTCTCAGAAGTTCCAAT ccTTTATCGGATAAGTATGATACAATCGTTGGTCAATCATGTGAAGATAACGAAGATTCCACTAACGATGATTCTAAGATTTCTGCCGCCAGAAATGCA cgtAAAGAGGTTGAGTTAGTACTTAATCAATCACGATATCCACTCTTCTCACAAGCATTATACAAGCTAAATCCATATTATCCTTATCCTTTAATGTACAATCCTTATAACTATTATTATCCACATATACCTCGACATGCGCAACATTATTCGGATCCGCAGATCTCTGCTACTAATTTACAATCTTTGtgtgaaaataatgtaaatactGAAGGAAGTGCAGTTCAAACTACTAACAAAcctgtatattttaatgacgGGACAGAAAAAATTGACAATACAAAAAACAATATTCCTAAAGAAAAAAGCACCCTctaa
- the Sec3 gene encoding exocyst complex component 1, with protein MAAIRHTLQRELFTVSDEKLLSVCYVSKAYKKKKMSFLCLATTTDTPGSLTLYQVKKNDKNVYKKKQSWPLSDIQVIDGVKNDSMDIEMHIDKVYKWTSTTAQERRTFISNLYTYSCSLTQRPEFKNIPKEWLIDPTALKESDSITFSPDLLASPISSDYQPITEKEAADLKQMMENCEYAVSNAELFMETLSKDLSVLDGENVHSVLASEQRVTQLMNSIDAAITEASIVEARLAAYDEALGRIREVMARVGQKNQAIHTANNNARLLLDKLNLVISQLDISATHQRTLNEAELPGEREELGHAGAALLKAITAPLPSGLDKLSAVTEQKRRLDKLKAKFSVIVARHLNNLFIHLGNDIGDTSTSMTDLILPTHQGVHNELVPYTELMQLLRALDNKAFVQLTKVYTDTMSKLYKRDLKRFFEEAKNKLVSKRLQVNTSKSSGQKSEDLLNPAPLCLLSGEMWTPMDEGNLLDSVLDCVLSQMQPVCLAEQGFCVSFLQLDSVLSPSKSSEMEEVENVSNGAASPGSVTSTASKRLERQVNEDVRATMAAIFPSLETELNNFIGFLDKIDSFWCMYVLVRLSQHVMSAQDTGSFLSMTFASALIHVKRAFDKFMQAQLQSILCDTRVNRRHKCGILPYIENFGPFARTAEKIFRNSDRKVDLEKWYTKLVSTMFEAIVIHSREHHKTPQEVIKMENFHHLYDLLSQLKISVLDHERKEAKQKYQDALRAYVTQYFGRPLEKLNLFFEGVQAKVGAGVKESEVSYQMAFSKQELRRVVKEYPAREVKKGLENLYRKVEKHLCEEENLLQVVWREMQNEFIAQYRNIEELIQRCYPDSNVTLEFTIQDILEFFSEIARSH; from the exons ATGGCAGCTATTCGGCATACTTTGCAAAGAGAATTGTTCACTGTTAGTGACGAAAAGTTGCTCAGTGTTTGCTATGTTAGTAAAgcttacaagaaaaaaaaaatgagttttTTATGCTTGGCTACAACGACCGACACGCCAGGATCTCTTACGTTGTATCAAGTGAAGaagaatgataaaaatgtttataagaaaaaacAGTCGTGGCCTCTGAGCGATATACAAGTTATAGACGGCGTAAAAAACGATTCAATGGACATAGAAATGCATATTGACAAAGTTTACAAATGGACATCCACGACGGCACAGGAAAGGCGAACGTTTATtagtaatttatatacgtattcGTGTAGTCTAACTCAGAGgccagaatttaaaaatattccgaaaGAATGGTTGATTGATCCGACTGCTTTGAAGGAAAGTGACAGTATTACATTTTCACCTG ATCTTTTAGCATCACCTATTAGTTCGGATTACCAACCTATCACAGAAAAAGAAGCTGCCGACTTAAAACAAATGATGGAAAATTGTGAATATGCCGTTTCTAATGCTGAACTTTTTATGGAAACTCTTTCGAAAGATTTGTCTGTTCTCGATGGG GAAAATGTACACTCGGTCTTAGCGTCAGAGCAAAGAGTAACGCAGCTCATGAACAGTATAGACGCCGCAATAACTGAAGCTTCTATTGTAGAAGCACGGTTAGCAGCATACGATGAAGCATTAGGAAGAATAAGAGAAGTCATGGCTCGAGTGGGACAAAAAAATCAAGCTATACATACGGCAAACAATAATGCGAGACTTTTATTAGACAAGCTTAATTTAGTAATt tcgcaATTAGACATTTCCGCAACACATCAACGTACTTTAAACGAAGCGGAGCTTCCGGGTGAGAGGGAAGAGCTCGGTCATGCCGGTGCGGCACTTTTAAAAGCTATCACAGCACCTCTTCCATCGGGTTTAGATAAGCTGAGTGCTGTTACCGAACAGAAAAGACGCTTGGACAAGCTCAAAGCAAAATTTTCAGTCATTGTCGCtagacatttaaataatctttttatacatttg ggTAATGATATTGGAGATACATCTACTTCCATGACGGATTTAATATTGCCAACCCATCAAGGGGTTCATAATGAGCTCGTACCGTATACCGAATTAATGCAGCTGTTAAGAGCATTAGACAATAAAGCCTTTGTACAATTAACTAAAGTGTATACTGATACTATGAGCAAATTATACAAAAGAGATTTGAAACGTTTTTTTGAGGAAGCTAAGAATAAACTCGTCAGTAAACGTTTACAAG taAATACATCGAAGTCTAGTGGTCAGAAGAGTGAAGATTTGCTTAATCCGGCGCCCCTTTGTTTGCTGAGTGGCGAAATGTGGACTCCAATGGACGAAGGAAATCTTTTAGATTCGGTTCTCGATTGCGTTCTTTCTCAAATGCAGCCTGTATGTCTCGCCGAACAAGGTTTTTGTGTCTCATTTCTTCAATTGGATTCAGTTCTCTCTCCTTCGAAA AGTAGCGAGATGGAAGAAGTGGAAAATGTAAGTAATGGCGCAGCGAGTCCTGGATCAGTAACTTCAACTGCAAGTAAAAGATTAGAGCGACAAGTGAACGAAGACGTGCGCGCAACCATGGCTGCAATTTTCCCGTCGTTAGAAACGGAATTGAACAACTTTATTGGGTTTTTGGATAAAATCGACAGCTT ctGGTGTATGTACGTATTAGTGCGTTTGTCACAGCATGTCATGTCCGCTCAAGATACTGGTTCCTTTCTATCGATGACGTTTGCATCTGCTCTGATCCACGTGAAACGTGCATTCGATAAATTCATGCAAGCGCAACTACAGTCCATATTATGTGACACTAGAGTTAATCGTCGGCATAAATGTGGCATATTACCATACATAGAGAACTTTGGGCCATTTGCGAGAACCGCGGAAAAGATTTTTCGCAATTCCGATAGAAAAGTTGATCTTGAAAAGTGGTACACGAAGCTTGTGAGCACCATGTTCGAAGCTATTGTTATTCATAGCCGAGAACATCACAAAACGCCACAAGAAGTTATAAAAATGG aGAACTTTCATCATCTTTATGACCTTCTTtcacaattaaaaatctcGGTTCTGGATCATGAACGAAAGGAAGCTAAACAGAAATATCAAGATGCACTTCGTGCTTATGTTACGCAATATTTTGGACGGCCTCTTGAGAAacttaat cttttcTTCGAAGGTGTACAAGCTAAAGTAGGTGCTGGTGTGAAAGAATCTGAAGTCAGTTATCAGATGGCTTTCAGTAAGCAAGAGTTGCGACGTGTAGTAAAGGAATATCCAGCGAGAGAAGTTAAAAAAGGTCTGGAAAACTTGTATCGAAAAGTTGAAAAGCATTTATgtgaagaagaaaatttgttgcaa GTTGTTTGGCGTGAAATGCAGAATGAATTTATTGCACAATACAGAAATATCGAAGAACTAATACAACGTTGTTATCCAGATAGTAATGTGACACTCGAGTTTACTATACAggatattttagaatttttctcGGAAATAGCGCGatctcattaa
- the Nitfhit gene encoding nitrilase and fragile histidine triad fusion protein NitFhit, which produces MKRAWPVIAQSFTLKRHSVQSAKRYAGTMAHPLAAVCQMRSTADKLKNLEIVAQLAAEAKHKLATIAFFPEACDFLGESKKDIIAMAEPLTGQTVTSYKEIAVKNDIWLSLGGVHEASDNVGKIYNTHILINNEGQLVSAYRKIHLFDMDNKDTGVRLMESDYVLKGTEILPPTSTPIGRLALSICYDMRFPELSLTLRNMGAQILTYPSAFTYQTGAAHWEVMLRARAIENQCYVIAAAQTGAHNTKRVSWGHAMIVDPWGTVITQCAEKTGIAIAEIDIALLEKVRKNMPCEEHRRTDLYPRMEC; this is translated from the exons ATGAAACGAGCGTGGCCCGTTATTGCTCAGTCATTCACTCTAAAACGACACAG tgTACAATCGGCGAAACGTTACGCTGGAACAATGGCACATCCACTAGCTGCAGTATGCCAAATGAGATCAACAGCTGACAAGCTAAAAAATTTAGAGATCGTAGCCCAGTTAGCGGCCGAAGCTAAACATAAATTGGCCACG ATAGCATTTTTTCCTGAAGCTTGCGATTTTTTGGGGGAGAGTAAAAAGGATATAATTGCTATGGCTGAACCTCTGACTGGGCAGACAGTAACATCTTATAAAGAGATTGCTGTTAAAAATGACATTTGGCTATCGTTAGGTGGAGTTCATGAAGCT TCCGATAACGTgggaaaaatttacaatacacatatattaataaataatgaggGACAATTGGTATCCGCATACAGAAAGATACACTTGTTCGATATGGATAACAAGGATACCGGAGTACGTCTGATGGAATCAGATTATGTGCTTAAAGGGACCGAAATTTTACCGCCTACGTCTACACCGATCGGCAGACTTGCACTTAGCATT TGTTACGACATGCGATTTCCCGAGCTGTCACTAACTCTGCGGAACATGGGAGCGCAAATTCTCACGTATCCATCGGCGTTTACATATCAAACTGGAGCCGCGCATTGGGAAGTGATGCTAAGAGCACGAGCTATCGAAAATCAGTGTTACGTTATAGCCGCGGCACAAACCGGTGCGCACAATACGAAAAGAGTGAGCTGGGGACATGCTATG atcGTAGATCCTTGGGGCACCGTCATAACACAATGTGCGGAAAAAACGGGTATAGCTATAGCAGAAATTGATATTGCATTACTGGAAAAAGTTAGGAAAAATATGCCATGCGAGGAACACCGTCGTACAGATTTGTATCCCAGAATGGAGTGTTAA
- the Emc3 gene encoding ER membrane protein complex subunit 3: MAELLLDPNIRGWVFLPIVVITFLVGIIRHYVSILLASQKKVELHQVQDSQVMIRSRLLRENGQYIPKVGFMTRRHFFNNEETGYFKTQKRPPVSQNPMTDPSMMTEMLKGNVTNVLPMVLIGGWINWMFSGFVTTKVPFPLTLRFKPMLQRGIELVTLDAAWVSSASWYFLNVFGLRSIYTLVLGENNAADTTRLVQDQVSGAAMSMPPDPKAAFKSEWEALEICEHNWALQGVDTEIIGIQSKADLTDSIYHQGKAN, encoded by the exons ATGGCCGAGCTGTTGCTAGATCCGAATATCCGAGGGTGGGTATTCTTACCTATAGTAGTGATCACATTTCTAGTCGGTATAATACGTCACTACGTTTCGATATTACTCGCCTCACAGAAGAAAGTCGAGCTTCATCAGGTGCAAGATAG TCAGGTAATGATACGCTCCAGACTGCTCCGGGAGAATGGTCAGTATATACCAAAAGTAGGATTTATGACTAGGAGGCATTTCTTTAATAACGAAGAGACTGGATATTTTAAGACTCAGAAACGTCCTCCTGTCTCTCAAAATCCTATGACTGATCCAAGTATGATGACTGAAATGTTAAAGGGAAATGTTACTAATGTTTTGCCTATGGTATTGATTGGTGGTTGGATCAATTGGATGTTTTCTGGATTTGTGACAA caAAAGTGCCATTTCCATTAACATTACGTTTTAAGCCAATGTTACAACGGGGTATAGAATTAGTTACTTTGGATGCTGCATGGGTTTCTTCAGCCTCATGGTATTTTCTCAATGTATTTGGGTTAAGATCCATTTATACACTTGTACTTGGTGAGAATAATGCCGCCGATACTACAAGATTAGTGCAGGATCAGGTATCAGGAGCAGCAATGTCCATGCCACCTGATCCAAAGGCAGCTTTCAAGTCTGAATGGGAAGCATTGGAAATTTGTGAACATAATTGGGCACTACAAGGTGTTGACACTGAAATTATTGGTATTCAGTCAAAAGCAGATTTAACTGATAGTATATATCATCAAGGAAAAGCAAATTGA